The following are encoded together in the Xanthomonas vesicatoria ATCC 35937 genome:
- a CDS encoding methyl-accepting chemotaxis protein — MLPSHDAASVSRPPAGASVARAAWTAWLPATTQFGLLALLTFYAATLVPGGVGSALAKLFPALLVLGAASVGLWWWARRRNSAHLQQAVNAVAALGEGRFQRLNLRAASGELAPLLQTLQATQDKLAIRIDVMEQGLRHGQFVIKALDDLDTMIRIADDDGQVLFANRKLLAMLKLIEPDVQSFRPSFHAEGFVGGSIGDIYPDSQAAIDRMRALNASKAVRAPFFGRQIDFVYSPIIAADGTKLGTIAQWVDVTAQVNAEQALIQIIDAASAGDFSRRMQLDGMDGVLLSLAQGINRIYDSVETHLAALARVIGALAEGDLTQRVEGDAHGIFARLRDDTNQTVTRLTEIIGDIQTASDTIRQAAVEIAAGNTDLSERTEQQAANLEETASSMEELTSTVKQNADSALQANRLVVGTGEVAQSGGQVMDDVVATMGQISTASRKIGEIIGVIDGIAFQTNILALNAAVEAARAGEQGRGFAVVASEVRALARRSADAAKEIKTLIADSSDKVELGSGLVHRAGATMREIVGSVKHVTDIMSEITSASAEQSSGIEQVNRTVAQLDEVTQRNAALVEEATAAARSLEEQAVELADAVSIFRLQPAHGGNSNVVRASLKSAAA; from the coding sequence ATGTTGCCTTCACACGATGCCGCTTCTGTTTCCCGCCCACCGGCAGGCGCAAGCGTTGCGCGTGCCGCCTGGACCGCATGGCTACCCGCTACCACACAATTTGGGCTGCTGGCCTTGTTGACGTTCTACGCCGCCACGCTTGTGCCCGGCGGCGTTGGCAGCGCGCTTGCGAAGCTGTTCCCGGCACTGCTGGTGCTTGGCGCGGCCAGCGTTGGTCTGTGGTGGTGGGCACGTCGTCGCAACAGTGCCCACTTGCAGCAAGCAGTGAACGCGGTCGCTGCGTTGGGAGAAGGCCGCTTTCAGCGACTGAACCTGCGTGCCGCATCCGGTGAGCTCGCACCGCTGCTGCAGACGTTGCAGGCAACCCAGGACAAGCTGGCCATCCGGATCGACGTGATGGAACAAGGCCTGCGCCATGGGCAGTTCGTCATCAAGGCGCTCGACGATCTGGACACCATGATCCGCATCGCCGACGACGACGGCCAGGTCTTGTTCGCCAACCGCAAACTGCTGGCGATGCTCAAGCTGATCGAGCCGGATGTGCAGAGCTTCCGCCCCAGCTTCCATGCCGAAGGGTTCGTCGGCGGCAGCATCGGCGACATCTATCCGGACAGCCAGGCCGCCATCGACCGCATGCGCGCGTTGAATGCGTCCAAGGCCGTGCGTGCGCCGTTCTTCGGCCGCCAGATCGACTTCGTGTACAGCCCAATCATTGCCGCCGACGGCACCAAGCTGGGCACCATCGCGCAGTGGGTGGATGTCACCGCGCAGGTCAACGCCGAGCAGGCGCTGATCCAGATCATCGACGCCGCCTCGGCGGGCGATTTCAGCCGCCGCATGCAGCTCGATGGCATGGACGGCGTGCTGCTGTCGCTGGCGCAAGGCATCAACCGCATCTACGACTCGGTGGAGACCCACCTTGCGGCCCTGGCGCGCGTGATCGGCGCGCTGGCCGAGGGCGACCTCACCCAGCGCGTGGAGGGAGACGCGCACGGTATTTTTGCGCGTCTGCGCGACGACACCAACCAGACCGTCACCCGTCTGACCGAAATCATCGGCGACATCCAGACTGCATCGGACACCATCCGCCAAGCGGCGGTGGAAATTGCCGCCGGCAATACCGATCTGTCCGAACGTACCGAGCAGCAGGCGGCGAATCTGGAAGAAACCGCAAGCTCGATGGAAGAACTCACCTCCACCGTGAAGCAGAACGCCGACAGCGCATTGCAGGCCAACCGACTGGTGGTAGGTACCGGCGAAGTGGCACAGAGCGGCGGCCAGGTGATGGACGATGTGGTCGCCACCATGGGCCAGATCAGCACTGCCTCACGCAAGATCGGTGAGATCATCGGCGTCATCGACGGCATCGCGTTCCAGACCAATATCCTGGCGCTCAACGCCGCGGTGGAAGCGGCGCGTGCCGGAGAACAGGGCCGCGGCTTTGCGGTCGTCGCCTCGGAAGTGCGCGCACTGGCGCGGCGCTCGGCGGATGCGGCAAAAGAGATCAAGACGCTGATCGCCGATTCCAGCGACAAGGTGGAGCTCGGCTCGGGCCTGGTGCATCGCGCCGGCGCGACCATGCGCGAGATCGTCGGCTCGGTCAAACACGTCACCGACATCATGAGCGAGATCACCTCGGCCAGCGCCGAGCAATCCAGCGGCATTGAACAGGTCAATCGCACTGTCGCGCAATTGGACGAGGTCACCCAACGCAATGCCGCATTGGTGGAAGAAGCCACCGCCGCCGCACGCAGCCTGGAAGAACAGGCGGTGGAACTGGCCGATGCGGTATCGATCTTTCGCCTGCAGCCGGCCCACGGCGGCAACTCGAATGTCGTGCGCGCAAGTCTAAAAAGCGCGGCGGCTTAA
- a CDS encoding DUF4166 domain-containing protein produces MSTPLFAQVLGQDAFAQLPAPVRALHAVQQRQTFGGRAQVQRGRHALVPLLALLSRLPRSGEVDVEVEFLVDAHGERWHRRFAGLPMYSRLWRHGDALREHLGAVRFEFALRADADALYWQATRVWAFGVIPLPARWFEQVRCREHADTGRYGFSVDVHLPLVGPFIRYEGWLEPR; encoded by the coding sequence CTGAGTACGCCACTATTTGCGCAGGTACTGGGCCAGGATGCCTTTGCGCAGCTACCGGCGCCGGTGCGCGCGCTGCATGCGGTGCAGCAGCGGCAAACCTTTGGCGGACGGGCGCAGGTCCAGCGCGGTCGCCATGCGCTGGTGCCGTTGCTGGCGTTGCTGAGCCGCTTGCCGCGCAGTGGCGAGGTGGATGTCGAGGTGGAGTTTTTGGTCGATGCGCACGGCGAGCGCTGGCATCGGCGCTTTGCTGGCTTGCCGATGTACTCGCGGTTGTGGCGGCACGGCGACGCACTGCGCGAGCATCTGGGTGCGGTCCGCTTCGAATTCGCGCTGCGTGCCGACGCCGACGCGTTGTACTGGCAGGCCACGCGCGTATGGGCGTTCGGCGTGATTCCCCTGCCTGCGCGCTGGTTCGAGCAGGTGCGGTGCCGCGAGCATGCCGACACCGGGCGCTACGGGTTTTCCGTCGACGTGCACCTGCCGCTGGTCGGGCCGTTCATTCGCTACGAGGGTTGGCTTGAGCCACGTTGA
- the pgeF gene encoding peptidoglycan editing factor PgeF, with translation MAVPAPFVLAADWPAPPRIQALTTLRYGLGGSLPPFDTLNLGNRNSPEGDTPDQVERNRALLVEALALPSAPHWLRQVHGVEVVRFEAPPRAPGAQFNGAGDYASAAFEPTADAAVTAVPGVVLAILTADCLPVVLAAADGSEVAAAHAGWRGLADGMLERSVAAMRAPAAHVIAWLGPAAGPQTYEIGEDVFDAFVADDASAQAAFSATRPGHWRVDLYALARQRLQRAGVPANAIHGGGLCTIFDPHRFFSHRRDRRSGRMATLAWIAP, from the coding sequence ATGGCAGTGCCTGCACCGTTCGTGCTGGCGGCGGACTGGCCGGCGCCGCCGCGCATCCAGGCGCTGACCACTTTGCGCTACGGGCTGGGCGGGTCGCTGCCGCCGTTCGACACGCTCAATCTGGGCAACCGCAACAGCCCTGAGGGCGACACGCCCGACCAGGTGGAGCGCAACCGGGCACTGCTGGTCGAGGCATTGGCATTGCCGAGCGCGCCGCACTGGTTGCGGCAGGTGCATGGTGTCGAGGTTGTGCGCTTCGAGGCACCGCCACGTGCGCCCGGCGCGCAGTTCAATGGCGCGGGCGATTACGCGTCGGCTGCGTTCGAGCCCACGGCCGATGCGGCCGTCACCGCAGTGCCTGGCGTGGTGCTGGCGATCCTCACTGCCGATTGCCTGCCCGTAGTGCTGGCGGCGGCCGACGGCAGCGAAGTGGCCGCCGCGCATGCCGGTTGGCGTGGCCTGGCCGACGGCATGCTGGAGCGCAGCGTGGCCGCCATGCGTGCGCCTGCAGCGCACGTGATCGCCTGGCTGGGGCCGGCAGCGGGACCGCAGACGTATGAAATTGGCGAGGACGTCTTCGACGCCTTCGTTGCCGACGATGCATCAGCACAGGCCGCCTTCAGTGCCACGCGGCCAGGGCATTGGCGGGTGGATCTGTATGCATTGGCGCGCCAGCGCCTGCAGCGTGCCGGTGTGCCGGCCAACGCGATCCATGGTGGCGGACTGTGCACCATTTTCGATCCGCATCGCTTTTTTTCGCATCGCCGCGACCGACGCAGCGGACGCATGGCCACGCTGGCCTGGATCGCGCCCTGA
- the rluD gene encoding 23S rRNA pseudouridine(1911/1915/1917) synthase RluD: MSDPSADPTDPSIRQAIVPDNAAGRRFDAVLAELFPEFSRSRLSEWIKSGDALLDGEMARPRDTLRGGESVQLQVVLETQTHAAPQDIPLSVLYEDDQVLVIDKPAGLVVHPGAGNPDGTLVNALLFRDPALSAVPRAGVVHRLDKETSGVMVVARTVQAQTALVEQLSARDVHRQYLAVVVGALVSGGTANAPIDRHPRDRLKMAVRDDGRDAVTHYRLRERFRAHTALECRLETGRTHQIRVHMAHLKSPIVGDPLYGGALKLPKGATDDLVHELRTFKRQALHAETLEFLHPVSGQPVRATAPVPADLQRLMTALREDSARAAELARR, encoded by the coding sequence ATGTCCGACCCATCTGCCGACCCCACCGACCCGTCCATCCGTCAGGCCATCGTGCCCGATAACGCCGCAGGGCGCCGTTTCGACGCGGTGTTGGCCGAGCTGTTCCCCGAATTCTCGCGCTCGCGGCTGTCGGAGTGGATCAAATCCGGCGATGCGCTGCTGGATGGCGAAATGGCGCGTCCGCGCGACACCTTGCGCGGCGGCGAGAGCGTGCAATTGCAGGTGGTGCTGGAAACCCAGACGCATGCGGCCCCGCAGGACATCCCGCTGAGCGTGTTGTACGAAGACGACCAGGTGCTGGTGATCGACAAGCCGGCCGGCCTGGTCGTCCACCCGGGCGCGGGCAATCCGGACGGCACCTTAGTCAATGCGCTGCTGTTCCGCGACCCGGCGTTGTCGGCGGTGCCGCGCGCCGGCGTGGTGCATCGCCTGGACAAGGAGACCAGCGGCGTCATGGTGGTCGCGCGGACCGTGCAGGCGCAGACCGCGCTAGTGGAACAGCTGTCCGCGCGCGATGTGCATCGCCAGTACCTGGCAGTGGTGGTCGGTGCGCTGGTGTCTGGCGGCACCGCCAATGCGCCGATCGACCGCCACCCGCGTGATCGGCTGAAGATGGCGGTGCGCGACGACGGCCGCGATGCGGTCACCCATTACCGGCTGCGCGAGCGCTTCCGTGCACATACCGCCCTGGAATGCCGCCTGGAAACCGGGCGCACCCACCAGATCCGCGTGCATATGGCGCATCTGAAGTCGCCGATCGTCGGCGACCCGTTGTACGGCGGCGCGCTCAAGCTGCCCAAGGGCGCCACCGACGACCTGGTCCACGAACTGCGCACCTTCAAGCGCCAGGCGCTGCATGCCGAAACGCTGGAATTCCTGCATCCGGTCAGCGGCCAGCCGGTACGCGCCACCGCTCCGGTGCCGGCCGATCTGCAGCGGTTGATGACCGCGCTGCGCGAAGACAGCGCACGTGCCGCCGAGTTGGCGCGCCGCTGA
- a CDS encoding outer membrane protein assembly factor BamD, with protein sequence MIRRSTFSAPARLIALMLVMAFVVTGCHRGAKDKNPDEGMPVEQLYGKGHGLMEKGNWAGAEASYKRLIAQYPYGPYTEQAMIETAYAQYKAGKHDDTVSSVDRFIRTYPTHRNISYLYYLRGLANSNRDTVFLRRVWSLDPSRRDLSSPQQAYNDFNTVTDRYPNSRYAPDARKRMIELRDVFAQHELDNALYYLRRNAWVSAAGRANYLLETYPQSAYQYDAVAVLAEAYTHLGNKTLAADARRVLELNSPQHPWLTGNWPKYPWAIRKLNPFAGEKSAATGQRNAQMSRD encoded by the coding sequence ATGATCCGACGGTCCACGTTTTCCGCGCCTGCGCGCCTGATTGCCCTCATGCTGGTCATGGCGTTCGTCGTCACCGGCTGCCACCGCGGCGCCAAGGACAAGAATCCCGATGAGGGCATGCCGGTCGAGCAGCTCTATGGCAAAGGCCACGGCCTGATGGAGAAAGGCAACTGGGCTGGCGCCGAAGCCAGCTACAAGCGCCTGATCGCCCAGTACCCTTACGGCCCGTATACCGAACAGGCGATGATCGAAACCGCCTACGCGCAGTACAAGGCCGGCAAGCACGACGATACGGTGTCCAGCGTCGACCGCTTCATCCGCACCTATCCCACGCACCGCAATATCTCGTACCTGTACTACCTGCGTGGGCTGGCAAACAGCAACCGCGATACGGTGTTCCTGCGCCGGGTGTGGTCGCTGGATCCGAGCCGCCGCGATCTGTCCTCGCCGCAGCAGGCCTACAACGATTTCAACACGGTCACCGACCGGTATCCCAACAGCCGTTACGCGCCCGACGCGCGCAAGCGGATGATCGAGTTGCGCGACGTGTTCGCCCAGCACGAGCTGGATAACGCGCTGTACTACCTGCGCCGCAACGCATGGGTCTCCGCGGCAGGGCGTGCCAACTACCTGCTGGAAACCTATCCGCAAAGCGCCTATCAGTACGACGCCGTTGCGGTGCTGGCCGAGGCCTACACGCATCTTGGCAACAAGACGCTGGCCGCAGACGCGCGCCGCGTGCTCGAGCTCAACAGCCCGCAGCATCCGTGGCTGACCGGCAACTGGCCGAAGTATCCGTGGGCGATCCGCAAGCTCAACCCGTTTGCCGGCGAGAAGTCCGCCGCCACCGGTCAGCGCAACGCACAGATGAGCCGCGACTGA
- a CDS encoding NAD+ synthase, with amino-acid sequence MPQTLRIAMAQFDFPVGAVAKNTDRIIEFIAMARDEFEADIVLFPELAISGYPPEDLLLRPGFLAHCEEALARIAVSTRGIVAVIGWPQSAGSVVYNAASVLRDGRIEATYRKRELPNYAVFDERRYFDVDPDGDNCVVTIKDVQVGVVICEDLWFAEPLAKTVQAGAELVLVPNASPYERGKHAQRDALLAERTRESGAAIAYLNVVGGQDALVFDGASVVADGDGTVHPAAAAFVDQWLVVDYAAGERRFTPVVWVDDGDESMDALAWRAVMRGLQDYCRKNGFSKVWLGLSGGIDSALVLAMAVDALGGDNVTAVRLPSRYTAGLSNDLAEEQCRAMGVKLETIAIEPAFEGLLAALGPMFEGTQPDITEENLQSRSRGVILMALSNKFGGLLLTTGNKSEYAVGYATIYGDMCGGYAPLKDLYKTEVFGLAKWRNTVGGAPVIPPAVISRPPSAELRDNQTDQDSLPPYDVLDGILYRYVDQEQSRDEIVAAGYAADTVEHVLRLVRINEWKRHQAAPGPKVSRRAFGRERRYPITNGYTGQ; translated from the coding sequence ATGCCCCAGACCCTCCGCATTGCCATGGCCCAGTTCGACTTCCCGGTTGGAGCGGTGGCAAAAAATACCGATCGCATCATCGAGTTCATTGCCATGGCGCGGGACGAGTTCGAGGCCGATATCGTGCTGTTTCCCGAATTGGCGATCAGCGGCTACCCGCCGGAAGACCTGCTGCTGCGTCCCGGTTTTCTCGCCCATTGCGAGGAAGCGCTGGCGCGTATCGCCGTCAGCACGCGCGGGATCGTGGCGGTGATCGGCTGGCCGCAGAGTGCCGGCAGCGTGGTCTACAACGCCGCCAGCGTGTTGCGCGACGGGCGCATCGAGGCGACCTACCGCAAGCGTGAGCTGCCCAACTATGCGGTGTTCGACGAGCGTCGCTATTTCGATGTGGACCCGGATGGCGACAACTGCGTGGTCACGATCAAGGACGTGCAGGTGGGCGTGGTCATTTGCGAAGACTTGTGGTTTGCCGAGCCGCTGGCCAAGACGGTGCAGGCTGGCGCCGAGCTGGTGCTGGTGCCGAATGCCTCGCCGTACGAGCGTGGCAAGCATGCGCAGCGCGATGCGCTATTAGCCGAGCGCACGCGCGAGAGCGGGGCGGCGATTGCCTATCTCAACGTGGTCGGTGGCCAGGACGCACTGGTGTTCGATGGCGCCTCGGTGGTGGCCGATGGCGATGGCACGGTGCATCCGGCCGCAGCTGCCTTTGTCGATCAATGGCTGGTGGTGGACTATGCCGCCGGCGAACGTCGCTTCACCCCGGTGGTCTGGGTGGACGATGGCGACGAAAGCATGGACGCGCTGGCGTGGCGCGCGGTGATGCGGGGGCTGCAGGATTACTGCCGCAAGAATGGCTTCAGCAAGGTGTGGCTGGGGCTGTCCGGCGGCATCGATTCGGCGCTGGTGCTGGCGATGGCGGTCGATGCGCTGGGCGGCGATAACGTCACCGCCGTGCGGCTGCCGTCGCGCTACACCGCCGGCCTGTCCAACGATCTGGCCGAGGAGCAGTGCCGCGCCATGGGCGTGAAGCTGGAAACCATCGCGATCGAGCCGGCGTTCGAAGGCTTGCTCGCCGCGCTGGGGCCGATGTTCGAGGGCACCCAGCCGGATATCACCGAAGAAAATCTGCAGTCGCGCAGCCGTGGCGTGATCCTGATGGCACTGTCCAACAAGTTCGGCGGGCTGTTGCTGACCACCGGCAACAAGAGCGAATACGCTGTGGGCTACGCCACCATTTACGGCGATATGTGCGGTGGCTACGCGCCGCTGAAGGATCTGTACAAGACCGAAGTGTTCGGCCTGGCGAAATGGCGCAATACCGTGGGTGGGGCGCCGGTGATTCCACCGGCAGTGATTTCGCGCCCGCCGTCGGCCGAGCTGCGCGACAACCAGACCGACCAGGATTCGCTGCCGCCCTACGATGTGCTCGACGGCATCCTGTACCGCTATGTCGACCAGGAGCAGTCGCGCGACGAGATCGTCGCCGCCGGTTATGCGGCCGACACCGTCGAGCATGTGCTGCGCCTGGTGCGGATCAACGAATGGAAGCGGCATCAGGCCGCTCCCGGGCCCAAGGTCTCGCGGCGTGCGTTCGGTCGCGAGCGGCGTTACCCGATCACCAATGGCTATACCGGTCAGTAG